The Zingiber officinale cultivar Zhangliang chromosome 2A, Zo_v1.1, whole genome shotgun sequence genomic sequence CAAGTGCTATTCCAATTAGATGCATTGTCTGTTACAACTGAGCAACATTTTGTTTACTTATATCTTCCAGTATGTATGGAGTAACTGAATATCTTGTTCACACCTTTAACTGCATTTGATGTATCAATGGATCTAAAAAAAAACCTACACTTGGACTATTATGCAGAAAATTTGTTAAGCGACTTACAAGTCCATTTGTGAGACATATAGTGCACCTTGTCTTCTACTGGATCCAAGTTTAGGATTTTCAAGATTTTCATTGATCAAATATTCTTTCTTTAGATTATGCTAATAGTAATGTTTATAGGTGCTGAAGAAAAATTATATGATGATGATGACAAGAGTTACATGTTAAAGGATTGTGATAACAATCATTTACTGAAAATGAGTCTATCCAACCGCCACTTTCATCACTTCTATCATGTTGTCCAATAGAATGAACAACATTTAAATGAAAAAAAGGTGCTTGCAGATGCATAAGCTAGGGAAGCACACACTATACATGCCAAAACCTTGGGGAGGGACGGTACTGTTGTATCCAAAGTTGCTATGATTGGATGACGTTACAGGAATCTTCAagaatagattaaaaaaaaaaactggcTTTCTAAAACTTTTTGCTTTGATTCTTTTGAATTTTGAGATTAGTCAAGGGTATAATGCTCATCCCGCTTACTTTAGAGAGTGAAAAAGTATTATCTAAACAAATGACCAtcctattttaaataaaaatataggcTTGATAATTGCAAATGAAATTTTGCTTATGAGGGCATATATAATAGAAAATCTAGTATCTTGATATGGTGGAGGAAAATCATGGAAGTGACTGGTCAATTATCATGGCTGAGAACCCGTTTAGACAATGATATTTGCATTATGCCTTGTTGAATAAGTTGTATCATTCTCATTTGGATGTGGAGAAGTGAGTTGACTATCCTCCCTGTGAGAGAGAAGAATCTTGAATGCCAAGGATATAATGAGAATCATTGTGTTGGACAATGGTTCCACTAATGCTGTTGGTTGAACACATTTATGGAGGACTATGCAGTGAGTGATGAAAATGTGACGAGAACAAATAAACAAGAGGAGGCAGGGGCATGACAATACTGGGCTATGACTTGTGTATCCAATGTCTCTAACCAAGAGAGCTTAGCTCAAGACCCAAGTCAATTCTCATAGTGTTCATTGTATATTTTTAATTGTGATTATGCCCAAGCATGCAATCTAAGAGATAAATGCGGCATTAAGCCCTATTACGTCTATGCACTGTGACACCCTTAACATAGTATGTCGAGTCTATTTTTTCATTGAACACCATctattcactttttttttgtgTCTACGATTCCAATTGATCCCTTTCTTGGACATGAAGTCTTATTTATATCGCTTGATGGATTTTTTTTTACTACTAATAAATGAATTTCTAAGAAATAAATTGTGTATCGTTATTATCACCATCACCAATCTTTGTTGCTGCCAACTATTTAGGATTGAGTATATATGGACTTTCCCTATTGATCGCATGGTTTTCAATATAGCTACTGATGTTGAATGTTATGAAATTTTAGGTATTGACCATATTGAACTAGTGGGATCAGAATGGGcagaaaaattaaacatttttcaaaataatgaaaaaataataaaacaacaaagaATATGTATCTTATATTTGATGAATGAGATATCCAAATACATTGGCAAAAAAACCAGAGAATAATGTATCTTATATTTCATTAAATACCAGTATTGTAGAAgtaaaatttcttaaattttcaTTCTTTATAAATCAATACAATCATTTCTTTATATCAAGCTAAATGCTCCTTCTGTATGATACTCCAGAATGATACTTTGGTATGCAGTTTTTGCATCATTTGCATTTAATTGTTTTATGTATTAGATCTTCACTCCGCCGGTCCTAAGCTCACAACAATCACCTTGTGTAATTTTGTTGGTGGAAGTAGAGGCTCAATTCTCTTGGAATCAGGTGTCTTTCAACAGAAAATATTCCCAGCTTGGATCGTTCAGGTAGGCGACAAATAAatcgattttgaaaaatcattgacTCCTTGCTACCTTGATATGATGCCATAGATTTTCTGTCACAAATCTAAGCAATTTTTGCTATTCCTACAATTGAATGGTCCCTCTCAGGTGGCTGAAAATCAACCTTGATTGAATTGGCTACTATCGATCTTGATCCAACTCTGCCGATCCCAATTCAATCTCCGCTATTTGTGTTTTTCCTTATAATTGGATGATCCTTCAAGACATGGCTGATGAATTAACCTTGATATAATAGGCTATAACCAAGCTTGATCTAACTTGGTCAATCTCTTTTGGGATTGAGTTTGAAACCATGCTCCATTGAACTTGTAAAATTGTATTACTGATAATATTCAAGATCAATGAAatgctttttattatattaattagaATTTTCCTTAGTCTCACACAACAAATTACTCCTTTGACATTGATTTAATTACTTTAGCTATAGAACTTATTAGTTATCTTTGAACATGTTTATACTATCACAatctctttcctcattttatcATATATACGAGCGACACCCAATTGCTCTTGGATAATTTTTGACTTTATCCTTTCTACCAACTCTTTCCATTTCTATTGCATTAATTATTTGTGTTATGCACTAATGGATCAATGCTCTTAATTCATGAAGTCACTTGCTTAGGTTTCAAGGTGTTAGGCATCAACTCGCTGTATAGTGCATAGGAAGGTATCAACTACAACAGTGCGTAGGAGCTAGAGGGATATGTAgtcaatattttaaaaatgaaaaaaaatctaagaatattaatattagtaaaaaaaaactgATGTATGTCCAACAAAGCATACTAGTCAATTCATCTGATTCATAATTctattaggaaaaaaaataatacaaccatCATCTAATGTGCAACACATAATATAATAATGTAGGATATTTATGTTTATTAGTAATGCATATAATTAACCTCTATAGTGTTTATCACTTGCAAAACAAATGCTTAAGTTAACATTGACAAGCTAAGTACTAGCACATTAACAAATTGGTTTAGTATTTCATAATCATAAAAATTGAtccttcttgttttttttttgagaaaatcgTCAAAAATTTCTTCATTAGTTTCTGGATCATCAATTGAACTAAATCATTTTCTTCTCCTTTAAGTTGGATTAATAGCTCGCCCATCTTGCATATGCATCCAGCTGGCCTATATAAGGCTCGAACCGCCTAAACAGATTGCATATCACATATTTGATGCAGTTTTTTGGCTTTCAAATTCCTCGGCAACCACATATGAGTTCACTTGGACCATTTTTAGCTATATTCTGTCCTATTAATGTCATTCATCAATATCGCCTTTAAATCGACATTAGTTTAAGAGATCTATCCTTCTCATTGATAGAAATTTCTTATTCATCTATCTTAATTGTTTCCTTAATTCTTTCTTATCATTGaaactatattttatttatttagttactgatctaatttttaagtttgtaatgtttttcattttttgaatttaatttatttacactcatatattattataatattgtctgtaaataatatatataaaggGCAAATAATATGCAACATGGAGCTTGATCTTGAATTCAATTGTGTAGCTTGTCTAGTATTATCACAATAACATATGCAAATCATTCTGCCCCTTTTTTGTTAATTGTTTGTTATCTATGGTTGATCTTTCAGATGCAAAACCAAATTGATTCAAATTGATTTACAAAATATTTGTTGTCTCTTAATCTCCTCCCATTAAGCTTTTCTGCaaatttcatggtatgacttATGAACTTTACTCCAATGTAATTATGACATTGTGTACAACTTAATTCTTATAAATAAATGCAAAAATATTTCCTGTTATTTATCATATATCttcataatttctaatttttttagaacattattaaaatttttttatcttagCACCATTGGATCTTCTGAAATTCAACAGGAATGTTATCACCTACACTTTTATTCCATTTTCCATGAAAACATCTTTATCCTCATTCAATTTAAGAATACTTGCAAATATAtgatttctaaactattatatttGGCGTccttaaaaccaagttttatgtAGACGGTTTATTATATTGTTTATAAAAGAATGTTACCTTTCCTTCACCAACAAGAACTTTTTGTATTTCCTCTTTTATGGATCTAAAAAATTACCTAAATCTCTACAATTTCTCGATCTTTTGCAAAATAATAAATGACGGCCTCTCATTTTTTTTGGATTGTCAttgaatttttaataatattcttTTTAAATGGATACTGATTTTTTCTCTTTATGCTAATTAAATTCAACCATGGTCTGATTCACTTTATGCTACTTTTTCCAGCAGTTACTCAGATTTCTGAAATAACAGTAGAATTATCCACATAATGGCAAGTGAGAAAATTTTAACTGTTTGCCAATCTGGAGGTGAATTTGTAAGAAATACTGATGGATCCATGTCTTATTCCGGTGGTGAAGCACATGCAATTGATATTGACAGTGAAATGTCTCTGGAAGATTTGAAGTCAGAAATAGCGTCTATGTTTAACTTCAATGATGAACCTTTCTCAATTAAGTACTTCCTGCCAAGAAACAAACGGACTCCCATAACAATATCCAATGATAAAGACTTGAAGCGCATGATTGCTTATCATGCAAATTCAGATACAACTGACATTTATGTCACAAAGATCAGCGAAAGcaggtattttattttatttttcaatgtgTTCTGGGTTTTATTGCAAACGTTTTAACCATGTCATGTGATTCAAAACTCTTTGTAGGATAATTAGGAGCGATGTAGCTGATTCAGGTACCTTGATTAATGCTGACATTACACCACTAGCCAACTTTAATGAAGCGAAGCGGATAAAGGTATGCAGCGATTGGGACAATTTAATCACTGGTGTGGGGCAGGTATTCTCTACTTCAAAGGATTTCCGTGACGCATTGCACAAGTATGCCATTGCTCATAGTTTCATGTATAAACTTGTTAAAAATGACCAATCTCGTGTGACTGCTGAGTGCACTGTTGAGGATTGCCCATGGAGAATACATGCATCTAGGTCATCAGCCAAACAAAAATTCATGATTAAGAAAATAAATCCTACTCACACAtgtggaaaggaacttactaaagAAAGTCATAAGCTTGCATCTCAAAGATGGGTGGCTAGTGTTATAAAAGACAAGCTGCGAGAGATACCTAACTATAAGCCGAAGGACATAGCAAATGATCTTGAACGAGAATATGGACTCAGTTTGAATTACTCACAAGCTTGGCGTGGGAAATCTATTGCCAAGAAAGAGCTTTACAACCCATTTGAGGAGGCTTGCAATCAACTTTCGTGGTTCTGCGAGAGAATAATAGAGACCAACCCAGGTAGTGTTGCAACACTGCACAAATCAGATGATTTAAGATTTCGTTTTTTTGTTGCCTTTCATGCCTCACTATATGGTTTTGAGCATGGTTGCCgccctcttctttttcttgatactTTCTCACTGAAAGCAAATAGACATTTGAAGTTTTTAGCTGCAACTGCTGTTGATGGCGAGAACGATATATATCCAGTTGCTTTCTCAGTTGTAGATATTGAGAATAATGAGACGTGGCATTGGTTTTTGGAACAGCTCAAGTCTTCTTTTACTCTATCCCGTGCTATAACCTTCATATCAAATGATCAAAATGGCATGGAAGAGGAGTTGTCCAAGGTGTTTGAGGACAGCTTTCATTGTTACAGTGAGCAATACCTCATTGAAAATTTTCAGAAAGCGATGGAGAGCTCCTGGTCACAAGAAGTGAAGGATAAAATGATTGATCATCTTAAAAGTTCTATTTATGCTTATACAGCGGACGAGTTCAATGATTGCATAGAAAACATCAGGAGTGAGTCGAAAGAACTTGCTGAATGGGTACTGGGCACCAAACCTGAGACCTGGTCTGATGCTTTCTTCAAGGGATTGAGATATGGGAAATACTCATCTGTTGCTGTGGAGAAATACAATGACTGGCTGTCAGTAAGATCTGAACCATCAGTGCTCCAGATAGTTGATACTCTGAGGTGTAGCTTGATGGAAATGATGTATAGTCGCCGTGTCTCCTGTAATACGTGGACTGAGGCTCTTGTACCCTCTGCCAATCAGAAGGTGCAGGAGGACATGATCAGAGCCCATTCTTTTGCATTAGTGCGTCCAACTGGGACTGTATTTGAGGTAAGTGACGAATCAACTAATGTCGTCAACACTGAAACCAAGGAATGCACATGCAGAAGGTGGCAGGTGAGCGGCTTGCCTTGTATCCATGCTCTTGCTGTAATGGAGCACACTAATGGATGCATAGATGAGTACTGTTCCAAATACTTTTCAAGTGAGTGCTATCGCATAgcttactcattgtccatcaacccCATACCTGATGTTGGTATGCCGGTTTGCTCTGACCCTTTTCATATTCCGGGTGCATGTTCCCTCCGTGCACGCCGGCTTGCTGGCCGACCAAAAGAAAAGCCAGAAGAACCAAGGATTGCAATTAAAAGACCTCTTCGTTGCAGCAAGTGCCAAGCCattggccacaacaagaggacATGTGAAACAGAAACACAGTCTGTGTAACCATGTAGCTTTGCAGTTGATGTACATTTTCTATGTTTCATTTGGAAAAATGGAGTTCACTTATTGTAAATGTACTAATGGAATTTGTGATGCTTAGACACGGTAGGAATTGATATTTTGGTCTCTTCCGGTTCTTTCTTTACCAGCCCGAAGGCTTGTAGCTTCCAAAAATATTTAGCTTTTGCTAATATCAAGTGTAGTTGATTGACAAGTGACGACGTGTTTCTCATTTGAAGGATGCATACTGTTGTTATGTAGAACTTGGATTACTTTTAATAGCAGTCTATTGTCGTTATCTTCTGGGAATAGATGCATCATGCTTATAAGATCAATTACTTAGCATAAGGAAATTAACTTCTTAGTTGTGAAGGTCCTTTTCTTCCTAGTATTGTCTTATTTGAATGTCTAGTCGTCTGATAACTATCAATGCTAAAAATATTCTCTTCATGAATTGATGTGGTGGAATCTTACGACTGTGTCCTCTGTGGTCAAAAGTCGTGTTGAGTTATTAGTCAAAGTTAAGTTACGGTTGATTAAACTTGACCTAAAGGGAATTATACTGTCTAGATGAGATAAAGGGTTTGATCGAATTGATCAAACCTACTCAACGTATTCATCCCATTCCTGATCGGAGATAAGACAAGTACTTAGATTTGGCTTCAGTCGTCCATCTCATTCCTGACTAGGCTTTGAACATGACAATATCCTCTCGGACATCATCCATATCTCAAGCTCCAAATCTTGACATCCTCCATATCTTGGTTTCAAT encodes the following:
- the LOC122040892 gene encoding uncharacterized protein LOC122040892, which encodes MASEKILTVCQSGGEFVRNTDGSMSYSGGEAHAIDIDSEMSLEDLKSEIASMFNFNDEPFSIKYFLPRNKRTPITISNDKDLKRMIAYHANSDTTDIYVTKISESRIIRSDVADSGTLINADITPLANFNEAKRIKVCSDWDNLITGVGQVFSTSKDFRDALHKYAIAHSFMYKLVKNDQSRVTAECTVEDCPWRIHASRSSAKQKFMIKKINPTHTCGKELTKESHKLASQRWVASVIKDKLREIPNYKPKDIANDLEREYGLSLNYSQAWRGKSIAKKELYNPFEEACNQLSWFCERIIETNPGSVATLHKSDDLRFRFFVAFHASLYGFEHGCRPLLFLDTFSLKANRHLKFLAATAVDGENDIYPVAFSVVDIENNETWHWFLEQLKSSFTLSRAITFISNDQNGMEEELSKVFEDSFHCYSEQYLIENFQKAMESSWSQEVKDKMIDHLKSSIYAYTADEFNDCIENIRSESKELAEWVLGTKPETWSDAFFKGLRYGKYSSVAVEKYNDWLSVRSEPSVLQIVDTLRCSLMEMMYSRRVSCNTWTEALVPSANQKVQEDMIRAHSFALVRPTGTVFEVSDESTNVVNTETKECTCRRWQVSGLPCIHALAVMEHTNGCIDEYCSKYFSSECYRIAYSLSINPIPDVGMPVCSDPFHIPGACSLRARRLAGRPKEKPEEPRIAIKRPLRCSKCQAIGHNKRTCETETQSV